A region of Streptomyces sp. NBC_01267 DNA encodes the following proteins:
- a CDS encoding TetR/AcrR family transcriptional regulator, with protein MTERTAPEGPAAGRARNPRGHGEQLRRDILAAVGRLLDDWGGIDKLTIRAVAREVGVAAPSIYLHFADKAELVWAALDDKYTDLAARMTAADAAARPQDARNRLRAQARAYCRFALDNPGHYRLMFEVPQPSVAATRINRHPSRHVSSSLRAACARCVDEGGTLALPVEQAALTLWAGLHGNIALSHSLLSTAPMDALILNVADGLVDALVPQRAPEGQPFGPPVAETAASRQIRAMLAGAGEPGGAHQESGDHHQA; from the coding sequence ATGACGGAACGGACGGCGCCCGAGGGGCCCGCGGCGGGGCGGGCGCGCAACCCTCGCGGACACGGTGAGCAGCTGCGCAGGGACATCCTGGCCGCGGTCGGCAGGCTGCTGGACGACTGGGGTGGCATCGACAAGCTCACCATCCGCGCGGTCGCCCGTGAGGTCGGTGTCGCCGCCCCCAGCATCTATCTGCACTTCGCCGACAAGGCCGAGCTGGTGTGGGCGGCACTGGACGACAAGTACACCGATCTCGCGGCCCGGATGACCGCGGCCGACGCGGCGGCCCGGCCGCAGGACGCCCGGAACAGGCTGCGGGCCCAGGCGCGGGCGTACTGCCGCTTCGCCCTGGACAATCCGGGTCACTACCGGCTGATGTTCGAGGTGCCGCAGCCCTCGGTCGCGGCGACGCGCATCAACCGCCATCCGTCCCGTCACGTGTCGTCGAGCCTGCGGGCCGCGTGCGCGCGCTGCGTGGACGAGGGCGGCACGCTGGCCCTGCCGGTGGAGCAGGCCGCGCTCACCCTGTGGGCCGGGCTGCACGGCAACATCGCACTGTCCCACTCCCTGCTGTCCACCGCGCCGATGGACGCGCTCATCCTGAACGTGGCCGACGGCCTCGTCGACGCCCTCGTGCCCCAACGGGCGCCCGAGGGGCAGCCGTTCGGCCCTCCGGTCGCGGAGACGGCGGCTTCGCGCCAGATCAGGGCCATGCTGGCCGGTGCGGGCGAGCCCGGAGGCGCCCACCAGGAATCCGGAGATCATCACCAGGCGTAG
- a CDS encoding tetratricopeptide repeat protein — protein MYTKALAPEYQGALSALSVNSSLTDVLAEATEQMAHAEQSGDVRETARAALAVAEAQRRLGNIAEADAAWKSSYRTARSAGDQSAMAWALWSGGTLARQRGGLNLAFRLLRYAADTGKQSGDVVAHGYSLAGLAETGRIQGDYRAVGALHDELLAEARKRGEARHTVWALEGIAQMHRNTGSYDTAFAMFEEAAEIAEKADDRRGWAWALRGMADLVSVRDKDPERALALLAEAEKTCREMKLSSALAYNHKMQANVLYRAGRYAEASATYEESLAEFLLMSEPRGEALSRLGAVKARARLGADAEQTAAELHELAGVLDRIGLRHARAMVDKAHAELGIVPVDTTTAEAGGDPR, from the coding sequence ATGTACACGAAGGCACTTGCACCGGAGTACCAAGGGGCACTGAGCGCACTGTCGGTGAACTCGTCCCTGACGGACGTTCTTGCGGAGGCGACCGAACAGATGGCGCACGCCGAGCAGTCCGGCGATGTGCGGGAGACGGCACGCGCCGCACTGGCGGTCGCGGAGGCGCAGCGAAGGCTCGGCAACATAGCGGAGGCCGACGCGGCCTGGAAGTCGAGTTACCGGACCGCCCGTTCGGCCGGGGACCAGTCCGCCATGGCGTGGGCCCTCTGGAGCGGTGGCACCCTCGCCCGGCAGCGCGGCGGGCTCAACCTGGCCTTCCGCCTGCTGCGGTACGCCGCAGACACCGGCAAGCAGTCCGGTGACGTGGTGGCCCACGGATACTCCCTGGCCGGACTCGCCGAGACGGGCCGCATACAGGGCGACTACCGCGCCGTCGGGGCCCTGCACGACGAACTGCTCGCCGAGGCCCGCAAGCGCGGCGAGGCCAGGCACACGGTCTGGGCACTCGAAGGCATCGCGCAGATGCACCGCAACACCGGCTCCTACGACACCGCGTTCGCGATGTTCGAGGAAGCAGCCGAGATAGCCGAGAAGGCCGATGACCGGCGCGGCTGGGCCTGGGCGCTGCGCGGGATGGCTGATCTCGTTTCCGTACGCGACAAGGACCCCGAGCGGGCACTGGCCCTCCTCGCGGAAGCCGAGAAGACCTGCCGCGAGATGAAGCTGAGCAGCGCACTCGCCTACAACCACAAGATGCAGGCCAACGTCCTCTACCGGGCCGGGCGTTACGCGGAGGCGTCCGCGACGTACGAGGAATCGCTGGCCGAGTTCCTTCTGATGAGCGAGCCGCGCGGTGAGGCGCTCTCCCGGCTCGGCGCGGTCAAGGCGCGTGCCCGTCTCGGCGCCGACGCCGAGCAGACCGCTGCCGAACTGCACGAACTGGCAGGGGTGTTGGACCGCATCGGGCTGCGGCACGCCCGCGCCATGGTCGACAAGGCGCACGCGGAACTGGGCATCGTCCCGGTCGACACCACCACGGCCGAGGCCGGGGGGGACCCGCGGTGA
- a CDS encoding polyprenyl synthetase family protein, which produces MLARCRDLVEPALRSRIASLAEWPAEMAAYAFGWCDVGGAPRSGAGTGKGVRQALTVLSAEAVGASGADAVDGAVAVELVHTFSLLHDDIMDRDEFRRQRPTAWKAYGTGPAVLAGDALFALAVETVAGVEGPQGGPAVRQLAAALQDLVSGQADDLLLERRSWTGPDAVGVADYLTVAEHKTGSLLGCASGLGAILGGAPAPTVRALTAAGRHLGIAFQAMDDFLGMWGDPAVTGKPVHSDLRRNKKTLPVLTALAGKNRAAEELAELLTAPAPLSEEGLRQAARLVAEAGGRTATLDEARRQADAAEHCLRGVPLAPRAREELLLLVPFVLHRDM; this is translated from the coding sequence GTGCTCGCGCGCTGTCGCGATCTGGTGGAACCGGCGCTGCGGTCCCGCATCGCGAGCCTGGCCGAGTGGCCCGCCGAGATGGCCGCGTACGCCTTCGGCTGGTGCGACGTGGGTGGCGCGCCCCGCTCGGGCGCGGGCACCGGCAAAGGGGTGCGGCAGGCGCTGACCGTACTGAGCGCCGAAGCCGTGGGGGCATCGGGAGCGGACGCCGTCGATGGAGCCGTGGCCGTCGAACTGGTCCACACGTTCTCGCTGCTGCACGACGACATCATGGACCGGGACGAGTTCCGCAGACAGCGCCCGACCGCCTGGAAGGCGTACGGGACCGGGCCCGCCGTTCTCGCCGGGGACGCGCTGTTCGCGCTCGCGGTGGAAACCGTCGCCGGAGTCGAAGGCCCGCAGGGCGGCCCGGCGGTCCGCCAGCTTGCGGCCGCCCTCCAGGACCTGGTAAGCGGTCAGGCCGACGATCTCCTGCTGGAGCGGAGATCCTGGACCGGACCGGACGCCGTCGGCGTCGCCGACTACCTGACGGTGGCCGAGCACAAGACGGGCTCCCTGCTCGGGTGTGCGAGCGGCCTGGGCGCGATTCTCGGCGGGGCCCCGGCCCCGACCGTCCGCGCGCTCACCGCCGCCGGACGCCATCTCGGCATCGCCTTCCAGGCCATGGACGACTTCCTCGGCATGTGGGGCGATCCCGCTGTCACCGGAAAACCGGTCCACAGCGATCTGCGGAGAAACAAGAAGACGCTGCCGGTACTCACCGCGCTGGCCGGAAAGAACCGGGCGGCGGAGGAACTCGCCGAACTGCTCACCGCACCGGCACCGTTGAGTGAGGAGGGGCTTCGTCAGGCGGCCCGTCTGGTCGCTGAGGCGGGTGGCCGGACCGCCACCCTGGACGAGGCCCGACGCCAGGCCGACGCGGCGGAGCACTGCCTGCGCGGTGTCCCGCTGGCGCCGCGGGCACGGGAGGAACTCCTCCTTCTCGTGCCCTTCGTACTGCATCGCGACATGTGA
- a CDS encoding carboxypeptidase regulatory-like domain-containing protein: MTTAVGRVRALIVALAVVALTLIALPAPASASTVTTTGSTVTTTGSTGSTGSANGSVSAAKAARSASPGRHPTDRLCASPSRAGEMSCLAMVRTDVAVVKGVQPDAAPAGFGPADLQGAYKLPAVGSTETVAIVDAFDNPNAEADLAIYRQQYGLSACSTANGCFKKVDQRGGTDYPPANSGWAGEIALDVDMVSATCPTCKILLVEADDSSVTNLGAAVNQAVAQGAKYVSNSYGGGESPDQSQTDDAYFNHPGVAITASSGDNGYGVEYPAASPYVTAVGGTSLVKDTSTSRGWTESAWSGAGSGCSALEPKPSFQKDTGCARRAVADVSAVADPSTGVAVYNGGWNVYGGTSASAPIIASVYAMAGTPVAGSAPNSYPYGQPYALNDVTSGSNGSCAPDYLCKGGAGYDGPTGLGTPNGVAAFRSGPHGTITGTVTDGTDPLASAQVTAGDVTTMTDGKGQYTLIAPPGTYDVSASKFGYATKTVSGVAIADGQTVTEDFGLSAKSRVDVTGTVHDDSGHGWPLYATVRVKDEPTAVAYTDPGTGKYTLSVPAGATYTLQVDPLYPGYEQDSQDVQVGSADVTHDVKASVDWTACSASGYALHSDGATESFDGTTVPSGWTVDDKAGNGQTWVFDDPGKRGNQTGGSGGFAIIDSAKYGVGKSQDSSLISPVMDFSRRTHPALTFRTDYKGYSGETGDVDLSVDGGQTWNNVWHHTTDIAQGPRTEIVDLSRAAGKADVQVRFHFTASLGWWWQVDDVRLGDRTCDPVPGGLVLGRVTDKNTGAGLNGASVASADKPAEKTVALPTPNDPNLGDGFYWMFSSLTGKHTFTATTGGTYSAQDITVDVAPDQATDGTFALPAPRIEVSPAQVGKTVDWKGRGSSTLTLKNTGTAPVTAKIGEWPGGHQPAAAQKGAPLHEVKGHYSPPQFRPGRTRQTTAAKPSATPSAGPWTAAADYPSPIMDNGVATIDGKVYSAAGTDGTTPVLNKAYVYDPVTQAWSSLPNMKVARLAPEAAAFGGRLYVFGGWDAYSTIAKTEIYDPVSRTWSAGADMPKPVGAAGVTVLGGKIYIVGGCSAGCHKTYVQVYDPASDSWSSGTSYPEESAMLGCGAIANKLYCAGGTQGTASSKHAYSYDPASARWTPLADLPIDLWGMGYSVADGKLLLSGGVTNGLTTITNRGFAYDPGSDTWTALPNSNNTVYRGGSACGFYKIGGSAGGWAATKKTELLPGYCGSDVPWLSVDRTEVTIQPGESADVSVRFDANVAAVTQPGTLTALLTIRAQTPYATASVPVSLTVNPPRTWGKITGTVTGVDCSGKSAPLTGATVQITAKAASYTLRTDRNGQYVFWLDAGNSPLTVTASTDGSVPQARSVRIKAGKATTADFSLAYICS, translated from the coding sequence TTGACCACGGCTGTTGGGCGTGTCCGGGCGCTGATCGTGGCGCTCGCCGTCGTCGCGCTCACGTTGATCGCTCTTCCGGCCCCGGCCTCCGCATCCACCGTCACCACTACCGGATCCACGGTCACCACTACCGGGTCCACCGGGTCCACCGGATCTGCCAACGGTTCTGTCTCGGCCGCGAAGGCGGCCCGTTCTGCTTCGCCTGGTCGGCATCCCACCGACCGGTTGTGTGCCTCGCCGTCACGGGCGGGTGAGATGTCCTGTCTCGCGATGGTCCGTACCGATGTTGCCGTGGTGAAGGGTGTGCAGCCCGATGCGGCTCCCGCTGGTTTCGGTCCGGCGGATCTGCAGGGTGCGTACAAGCTGCCCGCTGTTGGATCCACGGAGACGGTGGCGATCGTCGACGCGTTCGACAACCCGAACGCCGAGGCCGATCTGGCCATCTACCGTCAGCAGTACGGGCTGTCGGCGTGCAGCACGGCCAATGGCTGCTTCAAGAAGGTGGACCAGCGCGGTGGCACGGACTATCCGCCGGCGAACTCGGGGTGGGCCGGGGAGATCGCGCTGGATGTCGACATGGTCAGCGCGACCTGCCCGACCTGCAAGATCCTCCTGGTCGAGGCCGACGACAGCTCCGTGACCAATCTCGGTGCCGCCGTGAACCAAGCGGTCGCCCAAGGCGCCAAGTACGTCTCCAACAGCTATGGCGGTGGCGAGAGCCCCGACCAGAGCCAGACCGACGACGCCTACTTCAACCACCCCGGTGTCGCCATCACCGCCAGCAGCGGTGACAACGGCTATGGGGTGGAGTATCCGGCTGCGTCGCCGTATGTGACGGCGGTCGGAGGTACGTCACTGGTCAAGGACACCTCCACCAGCCGCGGTTGGACCGAGAGCGCATGGAGTGGTGCGGGCAGTGGCTGCTCGGCGTTGGAGCCCAAGCCGTCGTTCCAGAAGGACACCGGCTGCGCGCGTCGTGCGGTCGCCGATGTGTCCGCGGTCGCGGACCCGAGCACTGGTGTCGCGGTCTACAACGGTGGTTGGAACGTCTACGGCGGTACCAGTGCGTCCGCGCCGATCATCGCCTCGGTCTACGCCATGGCCGGAACGCCGGTGGCTGGTTCGGCGCCCAACTCCTACCCCTACGGCCAGCCCTACGCACTCAATGACGTGACCTCCGGAAGCAACGGAAGCTGCGCGCCTGACTACCTGTGCAAGGGAGGGGCGGGCTACGACGGGCCGACCGGGCTCGGCACCCCGAACGGCGTCGCCGCGTTCCGCTCCGGGCCGCACGGCACCATCACCGGCACTGTCACCGACGGCACCGATCCCCTGGCTTCGGCCCAGGTCACTGCGGGCGACGTCACGACGATGACGGACGGGAAGGGGCAGTACACACTGATCGCTCCACCAGGCACCTATGACGTCAGCGCGAGCAAGTTCGGGTATGCCACGAAGACCGTTTCGGGTGTCGCGATCGCCGACGGTCAGACGGTGACCGAGGACTTCGGGCTGAGTGCGAAGTCGCGGGTGGATGTCACGGGTACGGTCCATGACGATTCCGGTCACGGCTGGCCGTTGTATGCGACGGTGCGGGTCAAGGACGAGCCGACAGCGGTCGCCTACACCGACCCCGGGACGGGCAAGTACACGCTGAGCGTGCCCGCCGGGGCCACCTACACCCTGCAGGTCGACCCCTTGTATCCGGGTTACGAGCAAGACTCTCAGGACGTTCAGGTGGGATCGGCGGATGTGACACATGACGTCAAGGCGTCGGTCGACTGGACGGCCTGCAGCGCGAGCGGGTACGCCCTTCACAGCGACGGCGCCACGGAGTCGTTCGACGGCACCACGGTGCCGTCGGGCTGGACCGTCGACGACAAGGCCGGCAACGGCCAGACCTGGGTGTTCGACGATCCCGGCAAGCGCGGCAACCAGACCGGCGGGTCGGGTGGCTTCGCCATCATCGACAGTGCGAAGTACGGCGTCGGCAAGTCGCAGGACAGCTCGCTGATCAGCCCGGTGATGGACTTCAGCCGGCGAACTCACCCCGCCCTGACCTTCCGTACCGATTACAAGGGCTACTCGGGCGAGACCGGGGACGTCGACCTCAGTGTCGACGGCGGCCAGACATGGAACAACGTCTGGCACCACACCACCGACATCGCCCAGGGGCCGCGGACCGAGATCGTGGACCTGTCCCGGGCCGCCGGCAAGGCGGACGTCCAGGTGAGGTTCCACTTCACCGCCAGCCTGGGGTGGTGGTGGCAGGTCGACGACGTCCGCCTCGGCGACCGCACCTGTGACCCGGTACCGGGCGGCCTGGTCCTCGGCCGGGTGACCGACAAGAACACCGGAGCCGGGCTCAACGGTGCCTCGGTGGCATCGGCCGACAAACCCGCGGAGAAGACAGTCGCGCTGCCGACGCCGAACGACCCGAACCTGGGCGACGGCTTCTACTGGATGTTCTCCTCGCTCACCGGGAAGCACACGTTCACCGCTACCACGGGGGGCACCTACAGCGCCCAGGACATCACCGTCGACGTGGCCCCGGACCAGGCAACGGACGGCACGTTCGCCCTGCCCGCACCGCGGATCGAGGTCAGCCCGGCCCAGGTCGGCAAGACCGTCGACTGGAAGGGCCGGGGCAGTTCCACCCTGACCCTGAAGAACACCGGAACCGCTCCGGTGACTGCCAAGATCGGTGAGTGGCCGGGCGGCCACCAGCCCGCAGCGGCGCAGAAGGGTGCCCCGCTGCACGAGGTGAAGGGACACTACAGCCCTCCGCAGTTCCGGCCCGGCAGGACCAGGCAGACGACGGCGGCCAAGCCGTCGGCGACGCCGTCCGCGGGACCGTGGACGGCGGCGGCCGACTACCCCTCACCGATCATGGACAACGGTGTGGCGACCATCGACGGCAAGGTCTACTCGGCCGCCGGAACCGACGGAACCACGCCCGTACTCAACAAGGCCTACGTCTACGACCCGGTCACCCAGGCGTGGAGTTCCCTGCCGAACATGAAGGTCGCCCGTCTCGCTCCGGAGGCAGCCGCATTCGGTGGCAGGCTCTACGTCTTCGGCGGCTGGGACGCGTACAGCACGATAGCCAAGACCGAGATCTACGACCCTGTGAGCCGTACCTGGTCCGCAGGCGCCGATATGCCGAAACCGGTCGGCGCCGCAGGCGTGACCGTGCTGGGCGGCAAGATCTACATCGTCGGCGGCTGCTCGGCAGGCTGCCACAAGACGTACGTGCAGGTGTACGACCCGGCGTCGGACTCCTGGAGTTCGGGCACGTCCTACCCGGAAGAGAGCGCCATGCTCGGCTGCGGGGCCATCGCGAACAAACTGTACTGCGCGGGCGGGACGCAGGGCACCGCCTCCTCCAAGCACGCCTACAGCTACGACCCGGCATCCGCCCGCTGGACTCCCCTCGCCGACCTGCCGATCGACCTGTGGGGGATGGGCTACTCGGTGGCAGACGGCAAGCTCCTCCTGTCCGGCGGCGTCACCAACGGCCTCACCACGATCACCAACCGGGGTTTCGCCTACGATCCGGGATCCGATACCTGGACCGCGCTGCCCAACTCCAACAACACCGTCTACCGCGGCGGTTCGGCCTGCGGCTTCTACAAGATAGGAGGCTCCGCCGGAGGGTGGGCCGCGACCAAGAAGACCGAGCTGCTGCCCGGCTACTGCGGGTCCGATGTCCCCTGGCTCTCGGTGGACAGGACCGAGGTGACGATCCAGCCGGGCGAGAGCGCCGACGTCAGCGTGCGCTTCGACGCGAACGTCGCCGCAGTCACCCAGCCGGGCACGCTCACCGCGCTGCTCACGATCAGGGCGCAGACCCCGTACGCGACCGCCTCGGTGCCGGTGTCGCTCACGGTGAACCCGCCCAGGACCTGGGGAAAGATCACCGGGACGGTCACCGGGGTCGACTGCTCCGGAAAGTCGGCGCCGCTGACCGGAGCGACCGTGCAGATCACCGCGAAGGCGGCGAGCTACACGCTGAGGACCGACCGGAACGGTCAGTACGTGTTCTGGCTCGATGCCGGCAACAGCCCGCTCACGGTGACCGCGTCCACCGACGGCTCGGTGCCGCAGGCCCGGTCGGTCAGGATCAAGGCGGGCAAGGCGACCACGGCCGACTTCTCTCTCGCATACATCTGCAGCTGA